AGTTGCAAGCCGCGGGAGGGGGGGCGGCGGTCGTCAAGGATCCGGCAGTGGCCAGGGCCGTGTTCGACAGTATCCTGAACGGCGGATCGTGGGCCGGCGAGCTGGAGATGGTCACGAAGAGCGGGCGTGTTTTCGAAGCCTACGAACGAGCCGATGCGATCAAGGACCATGAGGGCAACGTCGTTGGGGCGATCGGCATCGTCAGCGATATCAGCGGGCGGAAGCGATCCGAGGACGTGCTCCGCAATCTGAAGAAGGCTGAAGAAGCGCGCGACAAGATGGAGGCGCAGTTTCTCCAGGCCCAGAAGATGGAGGCGGTGGGGCGGCTGGCAGGCGGCGTGGCACACGACTTCAACAACATGCTCGGCGTGATCCTCGGGCATGTCGAACTGGCGATCGAGCAAGTCGACCCTGGGCATCCGCTCGTGGCCGACCTGGAGGGCATCCGCGCGGCGGCCAACCGCTCCGCCGACGTCACGCGGCGGCTCCTGGCGTTTGCCCGCAAGCAGACCGTCGCGCCCAGGATCCTCGACCTGAACGAGACGATGGTGGGGATGCTCGCGATGCTGCGCCGGCTCATCGGCGAGGATATCAATCTCGCCTGGCAGCCGGGGGCGGATCTGTGGTCGATCAAGATGGATCCCTCCCAGATCGACCAGATCCTGGCGAACCTGTCGGTCAACGCCCGCGACGCGATCGCCGACGTCGGCACCATCACGATCGAGACGAGAAACAGCATGCTCGACGCGGACTACTGCGCCAATCATCTGGGCTCGACGCCCGGGGAGTATGTGCGGTTCTCTGTCAGCGACACCGGCTGCGGCATGGACGCCGACACGCTTTCGCATCTGTTTGAACCGTTCTTCACCACCAAGGCCGTGGGCAAGGGCACGGGGCTGGGCCTTGCCACCGTGTACGGCGCCGTCAGGCAGAACAACGGTTTCATCGACGTCTCAAGCAAACCTGGCCGCGGGACGACGTTCACGATCTATCTGCCGCGTGACAGGAGCAACGCCAAGCCGGTTCAAACCGAAGGGGTCGAGGGGGCGGCCCTGCGCGGCGACGAGACGATCCTGGTCGTGGAAGACGAGCCGGCGCTTCTGAAGCTGACGACGCTCATGCTCAAACGGCAGGGCTATACCGTGCTGGTCGCGCGGTCGCCGGGCGAGGCCATCCGCCTGGCCACAGACTACGCCGGTCAGATTCATCTGCTCCTGACCGACGTCGTCCTGCCCGAGATGAACGGCTGGGACCTGGCCGCGCACGTCCTGTCTGTCTATCCCGACATCCAGCGCCTGTTCATGTCGGGCTATACCTCCGATGTCGTCACCCAACACGGTGTGCTCGACCACGGGGTGTACTTCATCCAGAAACCGTTCTCGCGCGAAGATCTCGGCGCCAAGGTCAGAGAGGCGCTGGGCGGGTAGGCGCCCGTTATCTCCTGGCTGGTGCCGGCGCCTACTGTCCGAGCAACTTGTCGGCTTCCGCCTTCAGGCGCGCGTAGTCCTTCTTCAGCACGGCGAGACGCTCGAACGCGTCGCGCCCCACCTTCTGATCGGTTCTCGTGCCGAGACCCGCCAGGTACGACGTGTGCGCCTGCAGCCCAGGCCTGGCGTAGCGCACGCCCTCCGGCCAGATGACCAGCTGCGAGTAGATCTTCTCGATCGCGGCGAGCCGATCCGGCGGCCCGCTGCGCGCGGCATCACGCGCTGTACGCACGCGAGTCACCAACTGTGTCACCTGCTGGGTAAACGCGCGCATTGTGACCACGTGTTGGTACTGCTCGGTCAGATCGGCGACTGTGACGCCCGACGCCGCCACGTTCGGGTCGATGAGGACCTTGAACGGCTGCGTCTGCGAGGCGCCGCCGACGGTGAGCTTCACCTGATAGGCCCCGGGCGGCATGGTCGCGCCGTCGCGGCTCTGAACATTCCACACGACGCGATTGATGCCGGTCTCCTTGGTCACGCGCGTCTGCACGCCACCGCCGCCGCGGCCAAACGAGGCTGGCGCCGCGTCGGGATCCGCCTGCGCCTGATCTGCCCCGCCAGCCTGCCCCGCCGAAGCCCCAGGCGAAGGCGGGCCGCCCTGCCCTGAGCCCGTCGAAGGGCCGCGTCCCCCTCGGCCGCCGCGTCCAGCGCGTCCAGCGCCAGCCACCGGGGCATCGCTGCTGTAGGTGTTCACAAGAGCGCCCTTTGCATCGAGCACATCGACTTGCACCGGCCCCGCAGGAACTGACGGCAGGTAGTACTCGAACACCGGCCCCAGCGTGGCTGGACTCACCTGCGTGCGATACGCGTCGCGCGGCGCAAACAGCTTGACGGCGTTCTTCGCGACCGCCGGCGTCAACTGGTGAAGCCCACTCAGGTTGTCCATGATCCAGAACGCCCGGCCCTGCGTCGCCACGAGCAGATCCTTCTTGTGGATCCTGATGTCGTTGATCGGGATCTGCGGCATGTTCTGGAAGAACGCCTGCCAGTGCGCCCCATCATCGAACGAGATGTACATCCCGAATTCCGTGCCGGCGTAAAGCAGGCCCTCGCGGTTCGGATCCTCGCGGACCACGCGCGTCGGCGTATCGGCGGGAATACCGTTCTTGCCGTCGGTGAGCCGCCGCCACGTCTTGCCGTAGTCGTCGGTCTTGTAGATGTACGGCGCGTAGTCGCCGAGCAGGTACCGATAGACCGCGTAGTACGCCGACCCGCGCCGGTGCGGTGACGGATCGATGAACGCGACGCGCCCGCCCTCGGCCAGCTCCTTCGGCGTCACGCGCGCCCACGTCTTGCCGTCATCCCGCGTCACACTGAACGGGCCGTCGTTCGATCCTGTCCAGATGACGCCCTTTTCGAGAGGCGACTCGCTGATGGCATAGAGCGTCGAGTAGAACTCTTCGCCCGTCACGTCGCGCGTGATGGGCTCGCCGCTCGGGCCCTGACAGCACGCCGGAAACGCCGTCAGATCCGGCGAGATCTTCTGCCACGTCACGCCCTTGTCGCGGGTGCGATGCAGGTACTGCGACCCGAAATACAGGACGTTGGGATCGAACGGCGACGTGTTCATCGGCGACACGCGCTGGAAGCGCAGGATGAGTTCGCTGCCGGCGTTGCCATAGAGCGACTGCCCGCCGATCCAGTAGCTCCTGCTCTGCCCCGTCCGCACATCCATCACTTCGTACTGACCCTTGCACGACCCGTAGATTGTGTTCGGATCGGTCGGATGCGGGAAGATCGGGCCGGTCTCGCACCCCGGGCCGCCACGCCAGTCGGCCAGGTTATAGGGATTCGCCACGCTCGACAGGATCACGGTGCTGTCGTCCTGCTGGGCGCCGTAGATCTTGTACGGGAAGGCGTTGTCGGCCGTCACCGCGTAGAACTCGCCGGTCACCTGATTCTGCTGCGTCGACCAGGTGCGCCCGCCGTCGGTCGAGACGTTGGCGCCGCCGTCATTCGACTGAATCATGATGCTGCCGTCTTTGGGACTGACCCAGATGTCGTGGTTGTCGCCGTGCGGCGTGCGCAGCGTGGTCATCGTCTTGCCGCCGTCCACCGACTTGAAGAACCCTTCCGCGCCGGCGTACACGACATCCGCGTTCAGCTGATCGGCGCCTAGCGTCGTGTAGTAGAACGGCCGCTGCACCAGGGCCGGTGTCGCGTTCACAAGCGCCCACGTCTCGCCCGCGTCATCCGATCGATAAAGGCCGCCGCCGGGCTTCGCTTCAACCAGCGCATAGATGCGATTCGGATTCGCGGCGGTCGTCGCGAGATTGCCTTTGCCGATGAGTTCGCCAGGCAGGCCCGTCATGATCTTCGTGAACGAGTCGCCGCCGTTCGTGCTCTTGTAGAACCCGCCTTCCCTGCTGCCGCTGATGATCGTCCACGGCTTGCGCTCGAGGCGCGACATCCACGCGTAGACAACGCCCGGATTGCCGGGCTGGAACTCCACGTCCATCGCGCCGAGCTCGTCGGAGAGATACAGCGTCTTCTTCCACGTCTTGCCGCCGTCGACACTCTTGAAGACTCCCCGCTCGGAATTCGCCTTGAAGATGTCGCCCGTCATCGCCGCCATGACGTGGTCCGGGTTGGACGGATGGATGCGAATGGCGCCCGTCTGGCCGCCGTCGCGGAGCCCCGCGAACGCCCACGTCTTGCCGCCGTCGATGGATTTGTAGATGCCGCGGCCGGTCGACACGTTGCTGCGTACGCCATCCGACCCGGTCCCGACGTAGATGATGTCGGGGTTGGAGTCGGCCACCGCAATCGATCCGATTGAGCCAAGCGGAATCTGCCCATCAGAAATGGGCGTCCACGTGCCGCCGCCATCGGTCGTGCGGAACACTCCTCCGCTCGCCACGCCCATGTAGAACGTCTTCGGCTGCGACGGCACGCCGGTGACCGTCGTCACCCGGCCGCCGCGCGATGGACCGACGAGCCGGTAGTTCAGGCCCTTTAGCAGCGCGGGATCGACCGCCGCCATCAGGACGGGCTTGGGCCGCGGGGCGACCGGCGCCGCCTGCCGTGGCGCTGACGTGATCTGTCCGGGCGCAGCCGCGCCGCCGGCCTGTCGGGCCGCGATCACCACGGACGCGGCACACACCGACGCGCACACCAGCGCGGCGCCCGCCGCGCGCATCAATCGAGTCGTTCGAGTCATGGACGTGTCTCCAGGCGGAACAGCAAGCGGAACAGGACCAATGTCGCCGATAGTATTACACGTTGAAGACCTTCGTCCTTGCACAGATCACTTCAGAGAGCCAGTCCCGCCTCGCTGCCTCCGGGCAGGCGACCAGGTTTGAAAGGCGTGTCGCAGGTCATGATCGACAAGATCGTCAGCGTGCCACGGGCCGCGATCCGCGCAGACTGTGGCGAGTGCGACGCCAGAGAACTCGACGCCGTAGACGACGAATTGCGCCGCTGGCTCGGGCTTGTGTGACCGTGGTGCCCGACAACAGGATCTCGCAGTTCTCTATCGCACCGAAGTAGCGCAGCGGAACCCCGCGCTCGCGTGGGCTGACCCCGGCCACCAGACGTCGCTCGACAGCCCCAAGAGCCATCGGTCCCGGTGCGGGTCAGACAAAATATGATAATCTGATTGTATGAGAAAGACGACCATGACGGTGACCGAGGCGGCCCGCAATTTTGCCGACTGCGTCAACCGTGCGCATTACCAGAACGTCACATTCGTGCTGCTGAGAAATGGCAGGCCCGTCGCCCGGCTCGCACCGGAGGCTGAGAAGCGCTGCACCGGCCGCGATCTGGCTGACGCGCTGGCCCACGCCGACCTCTCGCCTCGCGAGGCCAGCGCCTGGCATCGCGATCTCCGAGCCGCACAAACATCCCTCAAGACACCGAGCGCCAAATGGCGATAATCCTGGACGCAGATGTCATCATCCGCGGCGAAAAGGGAACCTTCGATCTAGGGACGTGGCTGGCGAGCCGGCCGGACGACCTGTTTGAGGTGGCCTCCATCACGGTCGCTGAACTCTGGCACGGCGTGGAGAGGGCCACGGGGCCCCACAGGGCGAGGCGGCTGCATTACCTGCAGACATTCCTGTCGCCGTTGCCCATTGTTCCCTACACGGAGCACACCGCGTACGAACACGCTCGAATCTGGGCGGAACTCGAGGCCGCCGGCAAGATGGTTGGCTCCTACGACATGATTGTGGCCGCGACGGCCATCGAACGCACCAGTGTGGTCGCCACGTTCAACGCTCGCCACTTCAACGTCGTGCCGGGCCTGGCGACCATCATTCCTCGCTAAAGAACACGACGGGCCTGTCCCTACAGGACACCAAGCCACAGAACAGACACGCGACAGCCGCAGGCGGCGCCGATCACCAGACCCGTCACCAGTTCCGTGTTCCCCCTCTCAAGGGTTCAGGCCGGTGGCGAGACCACGCCTCCCCTACCAGATCTTCACGCGCTGGGCCGGGTCGACATACAGCTTGTCGCCTGGCTTTACGTTGAACGCGGCATAGAACTCCGGCACATTGCTGAGCGGCGCGTACCCCCGCACCTTTCCCGGTGAGTGCACGTTCGACAGCACCTGCTGCCGCAGCGAATCGTCGCGCTCCTTCGACCGCCACACCTGGGCCCAGCCCATGAAGAAACGCTGGTCCCCGGTCAGCCCGTCGATGACGGGCGCGGGCTTGCCGCCGAGCGACATCTGATAGGCGCGATAGCCAATGGTCAGCCCGGTCAGATCCCCGATGTTCTCGCCGAGCGTCAACTCGCCGTTCACCTTGAGGCCGGGCAGCACCTCTATTGCGGAAAACTGCGCCACCAGGCGGGCGGTCCGCTTCTGGTACTCCGACGCGTCCTTGTCGGTCCACCAGTCGCGCATCGTGCCCGTGCCGTCGAACCGCCGGCCCTGGTCGTCGAATCCATGCCCCATCTCGTGGCCGATCACGGCCCCGATCCCGCCGTAGTTCACCGCATCATCAGCCGCCATGTTGAAAAACGGCGGCTGGAGAATCGCCGCCGGAAACACCACCTCGTTGCGGACGGGGTTGTAGTAGGCGTTGATCGTCTGCGGCGTCATGCCCCACTCTTCGGGATCGATGGGCTTGCCGACCTTGGCGAGCTGGAAGGCCAGTTCGGCTGCCTGCGCGCGCATCATGTTGCCCACCAGATCGTCGCGGACGATCTGGACCTTCGAGTAGTCGCGCCACTTGTTCGGGTAGCCGATCTTCGGCGTGAAGGCCGCCAGCTTCTTCTGCGCCTCAGCCTTGGTCTCTGAGCTCATCCAGTCGAGGCGGTTGATGCCGTCCTTGTAGGCCAGGCGGAGGTTGGCAACCAGCTGCTCCATCCGGGCTTTCGCCGAGGCCGGGAAATGGCGCTCGACGTACAGCTTGCCGAGCATCTCGCCGAGATTGCCGTCGATCGCCTGCACGGCGCGCTTCCAGCGCGGCCGCTGTTCGGGTGTGCCGGCGAGCGTTTTGCCATAGAACTCGAAGCGCGCGTCGACGAACGCTGTGGGCAGATACGGTGCGTAGCCGCGGACGAGCGACGACTTGAGATACGGCTTCCAGCGATCGACAGGCCACTCGCTGACGGCGGCCGCCACCGCCTTCACATAGCTTGGCTGCGCGACGATGAGGGCCGGCGCCGACGCGATCTTCAGCTCGGCGGTCCACGCGGTCCAATCGAAGCCAGGGAACTGGGTGGCCAAATCGGCGATGGCCACCTTGTTGTACATCTTCACCATGTCGCGGGTCTCGACATTGGTCCACTGGTTCTTCGCCAGGTGGGTCTCGAGCGCCATGATGTCGGCGGCCGCGGCGTCTGGCGCCGGAAGCCCCGCGAGCTTGTGCATCGCGGCGAGGAAGCTGACGTACTTGGTCCGGTACTCGGCCAGTTTCGCGTCTTCCTTGGTGTAGTAGTCGCGATCGGGCAGGCCGAGGCCGTTCTGATAGACAAACGCGGCGTTCGTCTTCGGATCCTTGAAGTCGCCTTCGGTGAACGCGGCCAGCGGCGTATCGCACCCGAGCACGTACATATGGGCGAACGCTTTCGCGAGTTCCGACCTGGTCTTGATCGCGTCAATGGCGGCGAGTTCGGCCGTGAGCGGCGCGACGCCGAGCGTTTCGATCCTGGCTTCGTTCATGAAGCTGGCGTAGAAGTCGCCGATCTTGCGGGCGTCTGAACCGGGCGCCCCGCCGGACTTGCCGGCGTCCTCGACAATGGCGCGAAGGTCGTCCTGGGCCTTGTCGTAGAGCACCTCGAAGCTGCCGTAGGAGGGTTTGTCGGCGGGGATGGGTGTTCTGTCGAGCCAGGCGCCGTTGACGTAGCGGAAGAAATCGTCCTGCGGGCGCACGGACTTGTCGAGCGCCGTGATATCGATGCCCGACGCCAGTGGAGGCGCGGCCGGCTTCTGGGCCGCCACGGTCGCCATCATTGCTATCCCGGTCAACACACACAACGCGATCATCCGATTCATCAAAGACCTCCCTGCGCCAATTGCCTGCGGGACGGCGGTTCCTCCGCGTCCCCGCCGTCCGAATCCCAAACTACCACGCCGAGGCACGGGCACGGCATGCCGTGCCCCTGCGGCGCCCTATTCGACTGGCTCGATGGCCGTCACATCGGTGCGGTCGAGGACGCGGCCGAGAAGTTCGGCTGCCACCCAGCATTCGACGAGGACGACACCTGCCACCAGCATCGCCGGAAGCACGATGAGCAGTGTGCCTGTCAGCCAGTAGACCACGAACATCAGCGCGGCTGCCGCGGCGGCGCCAGGCAGCAACGACAGCGCAAGCGTCACCAGAATGCCGGCCACCATCAACAGGCGCTGTCCCATCGCGTCGATGCCGCGGGATCGGGATGCCCCGAGCGACGCCCAGGCCGGAAACATCACGGCGATCCCGTTCAGCACGACGGTCTGCGCCAGGATGACCGGCGGCGCGAGAATCGCCGCCGCCAGGGCGTACGACACACGATCGAGAAGCGCCGGCGCGGCCGCACCCATGCGCGCGACAAGTCCCCCGCTCAGCAGGCCGGCGGGGAGGATGAGCAGCCACACAATGGCCGACATCACCATGGCCGGCGCCAGCACCTCGCCGCGGACGATGGCGGCGCCAGAAACGGGCCACGTCTTGATGAGGGCGAGATGCGCGAGATCCTGCCGGAGATCGTTGCGCATCATCTGCGGGCCCATCAGGACGAGCATGCCGGCCAGCCACATGGACATCCCGGCCACGACTGTAGCGAGCCCGCCGTGGCGTCCGAAGGTCTGCGCCGCAATCGCGAGCATGATGACGATCGGCACCACGCGCACCAGCGTCCTCGCCGACAGGTAGCGGCCAACCAGGATGAGGTTCTTCCAGAGGATGGCGGTTTCGGGCGGTCCTGTCCGACCCAATCGAAACGGCGTGGCGATCGGGCCGCGGGCCACCGACTTCGGCTTGCCCTTCTCGAGCGCCCGCTTCTCGGCATGTTCGGCGGAGGCTTCCTCGAACGACGCATCCGAGCGCAGTACCCACGCGTAGTTCAACGCGACCAGAGCCAGCGCCCAGGGCAGCGCCGATGCGAATGCCGCGGGCGAAGACGAGAGCGGAAGCCCCGCCAGTGTGCGGAACGGCCAGAGCACGATGCCGGCCGCGCCTGTCGTGCCCAGTCGCTGCAGTTCGCCGAAGAGCGCCTGCACGTCGGGCGACGCCGCGAGCACGGGCCACCCGCCGATGACGGTTTCGATCAGGACGCCGATGGCGCCGAAGACGACGGCCAGCGGCACCCACTGGCGCAGGAGGCCGCTTCTGCCATGCTGCGCCAGGCTGCTTCGGCTGAGCGCGACCCCCATCAGATGGAGGCGCACGACTGTGAAGATCAACCAGAGCCCGATAAGGACCATCCAGCTGTTGGCAAGCGTGGATGGCCGCATGAACAGCGTGATGATCGCCGAACTGATCAGCAGGCCCAGTTGTGAGCGGATCAGCCGGTAGTGCAGCAACTGGCGGCGGGTGACCGGCGCGGTGAACAGAAACTGCACCTCGGCGCGCGAGAACGCGATGGGTTTGCCCACGCCGGGCCACGCCCACGCCAGCGCGGCAATGGCAAACAGCACCACGCTCCCAATCACCTGAATCGGGCCGGCCAGCAACTCCAGCCCGGGCATGCCCCGAGTGCCGCGCCGCGCGCCCGGGCGCGGGCGGAAGATCGTGAAATAGAAGTACAGCACGCCGACAATGAGGCCCACCAGGTAGCGGGGCTCGCGCAGCCGCCGGAAGCGGCGGAGCGTGCGGTTCTTGAACGAACAGAACGTCAGGTAGGCGAAGGTGCCGATCATCTACGGCTCGCGCGCAGTGGCCGTGAGGAAGATCTGCTCGAGCGACGATCCGGCCGCGGCCAGCTCGGGCTGCGCCTTCAGCTGGTCGAGCGTTCCGTCGGCGATCTTCCGGCCGTGGTCGATGATGATGACGCGTGTGCAGATCTCCTCGACCATGTGCAGCAGATGCGACGACACCATCACCGCCGCGCCGGCGCGCCCGCGCGAGACGATCGTCTCCTTCATGCGCCGGATGCCGAGCGGATCGAGGCCGGTGAGCGGCTCGTCGAACAGCAGCACCGCGGGGTCGTGCAGCAGGCCGCAGGCAATCGCCACCTTCTGCTTCATGCCGCGCGAGAGTTCCACCGGCAGCGACTGCTCTTTCCCGGTCAGTTCCAGTTCGTCGAGCAGCTTTCTGGCACGCGCCTCGACGTCGGACACCTTGTAGAGCCGCGCGGTGAGGCGCAGGTGTTCCATCACCGTGAGGTAGTCGAACAACTGCGGTTCGTCCGCCATGAACGCGAGGTTGAACTTGGCGGCGACCGCATCCGACACGATGTCGTGACCGCCGATCGTGATAGTGCCTGTGGTGGGCGCCTGGATGCCGACCAGGCAGCGCAGTGTAGAGGTCTTGCCCGCGCCGTTGGGGCCGATCAGGCCGACGACCTCGCCGGCGGCGACGCCGAATGAGAAGTCGTCAACGGCCTTGAACGCGCCGTACGTCTTGGTCAGGTGCTGGACGTCGATCACCATGCCGCAGTGTACAACGGAACGCGGGGTCGAACCGATCGGCCCGACCGGCTACAATGAGCGCGTGAATGCCCGCGAACGGGCAGGGAGCGACGGCGGCCGGGAGGCCCCCACATGGAAACAACCGTCTGCACGCTGTGCGGCGCGAATCGGCCGCGCCGTCTGTATCAGAAATTTGGTCTCGACATCTCGAGGTGCCGGGCCTGCGGGATGGTGTATGCGGGGCCGCAGCGCCTGACGCGCGAAGAAACGTGGGCGCGCTACAGTTCGACCTACTTCTTCGGCGAGTACCTGCCTTCGCTCGGTGTCGTTGACGGGAAGGTGGATCTGGCGACACTCGACGGCCGGCACAGGCGGACTCTCGATCACATCCGGCTCTGCCGCCGACTTGGCACCCTGCTCGAAATCGGAAGCGGCGCGGGCCTGTTTCTGAAGGCCGCGGAACGCGACGGGTGGACGGTGGCGGGCCTGGAAGTGATGACGGCGGGCGCGGAGTTCGCGCAGACCACACTTGGTCTTGACGTCCGGCAAGTGGCGTTCGAGGATGCCGACCTGCCGGCTGCGGCCTACGACGTCGTCGCCGTGTTTGAGGTCATCGAGCACCTCTCCGATCCGGCCGGCAGCCTTCGCCGGATTCTCAGCCTGTTGCGGCCGGGGGGATCCGTGGCGATCAGCACACCCAACATTTCGTCGTTCAGTCATCTCGCTCTTGGCCGGGCGTGGGCAGTCCTTAGTCCTGCCGAGCACCTGTCCTACTTCAACGAGAAGACGCTCGACGAGTTGCTTAGGTGCGCCGGCTATGTGAACGTGCGCTTCGACAGGCAATACGCGGGCGACGGCCGCTACGAGACGATGCTGCCGACGCACAGTCACGAGCCGAAATCACGACGCACGAGGGCGTACACGTCGCTGGTCAACCGCCTCTCCCCGTTCTTTCTTCGACAGGTGCAACGTCTGGGGATCGCAGATGGACTGCATTGTCTGGCCGATCGGCCGGAGTAGCGGAGGGCGTCAGGGGCGCCGGGGGCGGGATCGT
This Acidobacteriota bacterium DNA region includes the following protein-coding sequences:
- a CDS encoding ATP-binding protein, with the protein product MKNALPVQDAASPDSPGPRPTSPGAARGSNDAEALRQSVERQLLYVTKAVESTSEAIGISDAQGRHFYQNKALSDLFGYATAEELQAAGGGAAVVKDPAVARAVFDSILNGGSWAGELEMVTKSGRVFEAYERADAIKDHEGNVVGAIGIVSDISGRKRSEDVLRNLKKAEEARDKMEAQFLQAQKMEAVGRLAGGVAHDFNNMLGVILGHVELAIEQVDPGHPLVADLEGIRAAANRSADVTRRLLAFARKQTVAPRILDLNETMVGMLAMLRRLIGEDINLAWQPGADLWSIKMDPSQIDQILANLSVNARDAIADVGTITIETRNSMLDADYCANHLGSTPGEYVRFSVSDTGCGMDADTLSHLFEPFFTTKAVGKGTGLGLATVYGAVRQNNGFIDVSSKPGRGTTFTIYLPRDRSNAKPVQTEGVEGAALRGDETILVVEDEPALLKLTTLMLKRQGYTVLVARSPGEAIRLATDYAGQIHLLLTDVVLPEMNGWDLAAHVLSVYPDIQRLFMSGYTSDVVTQHGVLDHGVYFIQKPFSREDLGAKVREALGG
- a CDS encoding PIN domain-containing protein, with protein sequence MAIILDADVIIRGEKGTFDLGTWLASRPDDLFEVASITVAELWHGVERATGPHRARRLHYLQTFLSPLPIVPYTEHTAYEHARIWAELEAAGKMVGSYDMIVAATAIERTSVVATFNARHFNVVPGLATIIPR
- a CDS encoding ABC transporter ATP-binding protein, with amino-acid sequence MVIDVQHLTKTYGAFKAVDDFSFGVAAGEVVGLIGPNGAGKTSTLRCLVGIQAPTTGTITIGGHDIVSDAVAAKFNLAFMADEPQLFDYLTVMEHLRLTARLYKVSDVEARARKLLDELELTGKEQSLPVELSRGMKQKVAIACGLLHDPAVLLFDEPLTGLDPLGIRRMKETIVSRGRAGAAVMVSSHLLHMVEEICTRVIIIDHGRKIADGTLDQLKAQPELAAAGSSLEQIFLTATAREP
- a CDS encoding class I SAM-dependent methyltransferase: METTVCTLCGANRPRRLYQKFGLDISRCRACGMVYAGPQRLTREETWARYSSTYFFGEYLPSLGVVDGKVDLATLDGRHRRTLDHIRLCRRLGTLLEIGSGAGLFLKAAERDGWTVAGLEVMTAGAEFAQTTLGLDVRQVAFEDADLPAAAYDVVAVFEVIEHLSDPAGSLRRILSLLRPGGSVAISTPNISSFSHLALGRAWAVLSPAEHLSYFNEKTLDELLRCAGYVNVRFDRQYAGDGRYETMLPTHSHEPKSRRTRAYTSLVNRLSPFFLRQVQRLGIADGLHCLADRPE